From a single Miscanthus floridulus cultivar M001 chromosome 8, ASM1932011v1, whole genome shotgun sequence genomic region:
- the LOC136470360 gene encoding LRR receptor-like serine/threonine-protein kinase EFR: MKFNMFMQMLVLLLLLCCVCNICCSTVPDNSTDVVALLEFKQAITSHPAEALSNWNRSTNICQWQGVTCSPKNHGRVTVLNLAGLGLSGAIAPSIGNLTFLHTLNLSTNRFSGQIPPLGNLHKLQILDLSTNSLEGNIPDTITNCSSLKLLWLFANSLAGIISPKIGHLSNLENFDLHVNKLTGIIPSSIQNITGFTLLNLGTNQLSGIIPDRFGGQNLQFLDLRSNLLDGVIPDALTNCSNLILLLLSRNNLRGIIPPGIGSLTKVRQLDFHRNGLSGGIPVGLGNITNLFGIDLSENQLNGPIPGNFWHLPNIQRLYLYENNLSGGIPQNLSNLSYLQELSLAYNKIGNTLPSNIGDALPRINSLYLSSNMFEGPIPASLGNASGLTVLDLSNNKFTGQIPSIFGKLSELSILDLENN; this comes from the coding sequence ATGAAATTCAACATGTTTATGCAAATGTtggtactgctgctgctgttatGCTGTGTTTGTAACATCTGTTGCTCTACGGTCCCCGATAACAGCACCGATGTGGTCGCGCTGCTCGAGTTCAAGCAGGCCATCACCAGCCATCCAGCGGAAGCCTTGAGTAATTGGAACAGAAGCACCAATATCTGTCAGTGGCAGGGAGTTACATGCAGCCCAAAGAACCATGGCCGTGTAACAGTGCTCAACCTTGCTGGCCTAGGCTTGTCTGGGGCCATCGCCCCCTCTATTGGAAACCTAACTTTCCTTCATACCCTCAACTTGTCCACAAATCGATTCTCTGGTCAGATACCACCTTTGGGCAATCTCCACAAGCTCCAAATCCTTGATCTGAGCACAAACTCATTGGAGGGTAATATTCCAGATACAATTACTAACTGTTCCAGCCTAAAGCTATTATGGCTTTTTGCAAACTCCCTTGCTGGTATAATTTCTCCAAAAATTGGCCACCTCTCCAATCTTGAAAATTTTGACCTTCACGTGAATAAACTCACTGGGATCATCCCGTCGTCAATCCAAAACATCACCGGCTTCACTTTACTGAATTTGGGCACAAATCAACTTAGCGGAATCATACCTGATAGGTTTGGAGGACAAAACCTGCAGTTCCTTGATCTGAGAAGCAACCTATTGGACGGTGTTATTCCTGACGCACTTACAAACTGTTCCAACCTGATCCTCCTTCTTCTCTCTAGAAACAACCTTAGAGGTATTATTCCTCCTGGGATAGGTTCTCTTACCAAAGTCCGACAACTTGACTTTCACAGAAATGGACTCTCTGGGGGCATTCCAGTAGGCCTCGGTAACATCACCAACTTATTTGGAATTGATTTGTCAGAAAATCAGCTGAATGGGCCAATTCCCGGCAACTTTTGGCATTTGCCAAACATACAGCGGTTGTACCTATACGAAAATAATCTATCAGGGGGGATCCCACAAAATCTCTCTAATTTATCATATCTTCAGGAATTATCATTGGCGTACAATAAGATAGGCAACACATTGCCATCTAACATTGGCGATGCCCTCCCTAGAATCAACAGTTTATATTTGTCATCGAATATGTTTGAGGGTCCCATTCCAGCTTCCCTAGGAAATGCTTCAGGGTTAACAGTACTGGATCTGTCCAATAataagttcactggccaaatcCCAAGCATATTCGGGAAACTTTCAGAGCTGTCTATTCTTGACCTTGAGAATAAC